The Candidatus Arthromitus sp. SFB-mouse-Japan genome includes a region encoding these proteins:
- the spoIIAA gene encoding anti-sigma F factor antagonist, giving the protein MFFLEVFCEEQNNTIVAYLNGELDHHSAEYIRIKIDYYIDTSTSKNLVFDFKNVSFMDSSGIGIIIGRHKKITAKNGQVFLINLNKTIKKVIELSGISKIVKIHSDLTEVMNNA; this is encoded by the coding sequence ATGTTTTTTTTGGAAGTTTTTTGTGAAGAACAAAATAATACCATTGTAGCTTATCTTAATGGAGAATTAGATCATCATTCGGCTGAATACATAAGGATAAAAATAGATTACTACATAGATACGTCCACTTCTAAAAATTTAGTTTTTGATTTTAAAAACGTTTCGTTTATGGATAGTTCAGGTATTGGAATAATAATCGGAAGACATAAGAAAATAACAGCTAAGAATGGACAAGTGTTTTTAATTAATTTGAATAAAACGATCAAAAAAGTTATTGAATTGTCGGGTATTAGTAAGATTGTGAAAATAC
- a CDS encoding DUF4214 domain-containing protein, which translates to MNKRKVSFMLITMFVTSSIFSGCFVPYSTQYNREVATALNYARAEVSQDSDSLYAYLNTTITRESSEESENPDDTEQVEGTIPPSDDSSGDGSEGGEGEDSEGPSVDEGGSSKPPSNDEVAIPPTIEGDTTPPTGSDGDTSQTPPESGGDQQPSEPTVTNQSQVQIVKSTGSSELVGAGESYTPYGTIELSLKLSGKILESKIDIPVTPEQPDDGTGGGDIDNGEDENKPSEGGTDDGSGDSSGEDSDKPSNGDGEQKPPTEDGGNKPDEGEGIPDNGVNGTPDVGEEEKPEVDGGSTDQPSDDEVNMEGSSSLPPSQESPSESTKPPTDSEDSDITDDVEDTEEEPLTYGVKNFETGTLGDLIKRAYQEAKGDRSSETVTERKKLRDALSKILDDMNAQLSFESTHGVKKIKMSSDFVPNTDDYIKSIIDLGNTKLDNGIDPSNIALRIVVRNENVGDKLLTNTVYSLGALEESQTNRDITVGDDVKLTLTGLSNCKTGKAPALFISKNAAKPNLYETNSQNLQGTSKNDMYVTQFKNGVYLDMGSYGTSESDISIAENSIKFKNITFRDPDRSISRVEIQDDRGYRYSCSLISEYTDTFSIEVNGLESDTSYIFTKLFITSNTDGRMTSQELDLGCYDNGSVKQNYIPIRTIKQPEPKIQLAATNSSTVKLPNGIEMNTVKNSDTALRYVFKVDNKQGNILDLKVISLTGSESYQVEKIVDRVQKQNYYIVTLNNLEKNKDYGFVILELNYLDDSGNVQTSRKSLSTLNSTKGENTKYDNMTEAESLPIEEAVQISLSDSFTSSYARVARVPILIDDLENRVTSIDVENPVDNPNARVSYDNFILEFSDLKPETSGMFTIIFNCEDNGVSRETKQIKKYVQLSTTETPDYDIKSTDIEVVDLTKVNIKLNIYNNPKSEVKSVTVLDDLNNALKATWDKDISTIKLEGLKPDYTYTNVIIRLILENGKSVEYPLGTFKTVIDENRPKGDVAEFVRRVYKIALGREPENEGWNFWIEKLQSKELSATEFIAENLMTQPEFVDRELTKSKFVSTMYTLIVDRESEEEGQKYWESKYVEYRDQVSTIEQLRIKIAREMMDQPEFKELVTRIGLRY; encoded by the coding sequence ATGAATAAGAGAAAAGTTAGTTTTATGTTAATTACGATGTTTGTTACATCAAGTATTTTTTCAGGATGCTTTGTGCCTTATAGTACACAATATAATAGGGAAGTTGCAACAGCTTTGAATTACGCAAGAGCTGAGGTAAGTCAAGATAGTGATTCATTGTACGCATATTTAAATACTACGATTACTCGAGAATCTAGTGAAGAAAGTGAGAATCCTGACGATACAGAACAAGTAGAGGGAACTATACCACCAAGTGATGATAGTTCAGGAGATGGTTCTGAAGGTGGTGAAGGTGAAGATTCAGAGGGACCATCAGTGGATGAAGGGGGTTCAAGTAAACCTCCATCAAACGATGAAGTTGCAATACCGCCAACAATTGAAGGAGATACAACACCACCAACTGGTAGTGATGGAGATACTTCTCAAACACCACCAGAAAGTGGAGGAGATCAACAACCTTCAGAGCCAACAGTAACAAATCAAAGTCAAGTTCAGATTGTAAAAAGTACAGGAAGTTCTGAGCTAGTTGGAGCGGGAGAATCATATACACCTTATGGAACAATAGAGTTGAGTTTGAAATTATCAGGAAAAATATTAGAGTCAAAGATTGATATACCAGTAACTCCAGAACAACCAGATGATGGAACTGGTGGAGGTGATATAGATAATGGAGAAGATGAGAACAAGCCTTCAGAGGGAGGTACTGATGATGGTTCAGGAGATTCATCAGGAGAAGATAGTGATAAACCGAGTAATGGAGATGGAGAACAAAAACCACCAACAGAAGATGGTGGTAATAAACCAGATGAGGGAGAAGGAATTCCAGATAATGGTGTAAATGGGACTCCAGATGTTGGTGAAGAAGAAAAACCAGAAGTTGATGGAGGAAGTACAGATCAACCCAGTGATGATGAAGTTAATATGGAAGGATCATCAAGCTTACCACCATCACAAGAATCACCGAGTGAATCAACAAAACCTCCAACAGACTCTGAGGATAGTGACATTACAGATGATGTAGAAGATACTGAAGAAGAGCCTTTAACTTATGGAGTTAAAAATTTTGAAACTGGAACTCTTGGAGATTTAATTAAGAGAGCATATCAAGAGGCAAAAGGTGACCGTAGTTCTGAAACTGTAACAGAGAGAAAGAAACTTCGTGATGCCCTTTCTAAGATATTAGATGATATGAATGCACAATTATCATTTGAAAGTACACATGGTGTGAAGAAGATTAAAATGAGTTCAGATTTTGTACCTAATACTGATGATTATATAAAAAGCATCATTGATCTAGGTAATACGAAATTAGATAATGGAATTGATCCAAGTAATATTGCTTTGAGAATTGTAGTTAGAAATGAAAATGTTGGTGATAAACTTCTAACTAATACAGTTTATAGTCTTGGTGCTCTAGAGGAGTCACAAACAAATCGAGATATAACTGTCGGCGATGATGTTAAGTTGACTTTAACTGGATTAAGTAATTGTAAAACAGGTAAAGCACCAGCATTGTTTATATCTAAAAATGCAGCGAAACCTAATTTATATGAAACAAATTCTCAAAACTTACAAGGTACATCAAAAAATGATATGTATGTTACACAATTTAAAAATGGTGTTTATTTGGATATGGGATCATATGGGACAAGTGAATCAGATATTTCTATCGCAGAAAATTCTATTAAATTTAAAAATATAACTTTCCGTGATCCTGATAGGAGTATATCAAGGGTTGAAATTCAGGATGATCGAGGTTATAGATATAGTTGTAGTTTAATTTCAGAATATACAGATACTTTTTCGATTGAAGTTAATGGTCTTGAAAGCGATACGTCTTATATTTTTACAAAATTATTTATTACATCAAATACGGATGGAAGAATGACAAGCCAAGAATTGGATTTGGGTTGTTATGATAATGGAAGTGTGAAACAGAATTATATACCTATAAGGACTATTAAGCAACCTGAACCAAAAATTCAATTGGCAGCTACAAATTCTTCGACAGTTAAACTTCCAAATGGTATTGAAATGAATACCGTTAAAAATTCTGATACAGCTCTAAGATATGTTTTTAAAGTTGATAATAAGCAAGGAAATATTTTAGATCTTAAAGTTATAAGTCTTACGGGTTCGGAATCATATCAAGTTGAGAAGATAGTAGATAGGGTTCAGAAACAAAACTACTATATAGTAACTTTAAACAATTTAGAGAAGAATAAAGATTATGGATTTGTAATTTTGGAATTAAATTATTTAGATGATAGTGGTAACGTTCAAACTTCTAGGAAGAGTTTATCTACATTAAATTCGACAAAAGGTGAAAATACAAAATATGACAACATGACTGAGGCCGAGTCTTTACCGATTGAAGAGGCCGTGCAGATTTCATTGAGTGATAGTTTTACATCATCATATGCAAGAGTGGCAAGAGTTCCGATTTTAATTGATGACCTAGAAAATAGAGTAACTTCAATTGATGTTGAAAATCCTGTAGATAATCCAAATGCTAGAGTAAGTTATGATAACTTTATATTGGAATTTAGCGATTTGAAACCAGAAACGAGTGGGATGTTTACTATAATATTTAATTGCGAAGATAATGGTGTTTCTAGAGAAACAAAACAGATAAAAAAATATGTTCAGTTGAGTACTACAGAAACACCAGATTATGATATTAAGTCCACGGATATTGAGGTTGTAGACCTAACTAAAGTAAATATTAAATTAAACATTTATAACAATCCAAAATCGGAGGTGAAGTCAGTTACAGTTCTTGATGATTTAAACAATGCTCTTAAGGCAACATGGGATAAAGATATAAGCACTATAAAATTAGAAGGACTTAAACCAGACTACACCTACACAAATGTTATTATAAGATTAATTTTAGAAAATGGCAAGAGTGTTGAATATCCACTTGGAACTTTTAAGACAGTTATTGATGAGAATAGACCAAAAGGTGATGTGGCTGAATTTGTGAGGAGAGTTTATAAGATTGCACTTGGACGTGAACCAGAAAATGAAGGATGGAATTTTTGGATAGAGAAATTACAAAGTAAAGAACTTAGTGCTACAGAATTTATAGCTGAGAATTTAATGACTCAACCAGAATTTGTTGATAGAGAGCTAACTAAATCTAAGTTTGTTTCAACGATGTATACTTTAATAGTAGATAGGGAGTCAGAAGAGGAAGGTCAAAAATACTGGGAAAGTAAATATGTCGAATACAGGGACCAGGTTTCAACTATTGAGCAACTTAGAATTAAGATTGCAAGAGAAATGATGGATCAACCAGAATTTAAAGAGTTAGTAACTAGAATAGGACTTAGGTATTAA
- a CDS encoding ABC transporter substrate-binding protein — translation MKKYIKQINLILSIMIIFYSLSSCIGKKGENGNKIQVDNIHRGSGKFDKDTLYISASNFNTYVNNAMAKQDILNVGVKFLGKFNFNPYFVESKSDYYVIDAIWEPLMKVGYDGEFYPNILKQLPTVSEDKKTYLFSLKENLLWEDGTKLTTKDIDFTYKFLMDGDYRGSFDRETLNLKNWRDYNSGTSNTIEGIEIIDDYNFRVNVENPSIQTIGLLNIYPLSYIYYGQYYYQGKANDIVEKNLKPFGNGVFKFFAYEDDYLILKTNDYYYKDKSDISTLTFKKVDEKSYINNLISGNIDIAYDILPNNENIEEASNAQFLNGYMFDTYDYGSIGINHSNELLKDISIRKAINVCIDKNQIVKNISDKNFNIIDAPIDGAFQKFFYDKDNMKNDFNKNEAVRILNEHGWVKNKSGILEKDGKALQFNILVQENSSICQDIFPIIENNLKNIGISLIKEYVNINDFSDVSARKHNYDLFLVDDEFTYGSNWYKSFYTSGVNNYFSYSNQSLDELLTNIDTNFDIEANRNFYLEAYEILREDLPVIPLFQRKKFDAYNGRIFGINSTNVFKTFYYDEIILRK, via the coding sequence ATGAAAAAATATATAAAACAAATTAATTTAATTTTATCTATTATGATAATTTTCTATTCACTTTCATCTTGTATAGGAAAGAAAGGGGAAAATGGAAACAAAATACAAGTTGATAACATACATAGAGGATCGGGTAAATTTGATAAGGATACTTTATATATAAGTGCTAGTAATTTTAATACTTATGTTAATAATGCTATGGCAAAGCAAGATATATTAAATGTTGGTGTGAAGTTTTTAGGCAAGTTTAATTTTAATCCATATTTCGTTGAGTCTAAATCTGATTATTATGTGATTGATGCTATCTGGGAACCTTTAATGAAGGTAGGATATGATGGTGAGTTTTATCCAAATATTTTAAAACAACTTCCTACAGTTTCGGAAGATAAGAAAACTTATTTGTTTTCATTGAAAGAGAATTTATTATGGGAAGATGGAACAAAGTTGACGACAAAAGACATTGATTTTACATATAAATTTTTAATGGATGGAGATTATAGAGGAAGTTTTGATCGAGAAACATTGAACTTAAAAAATTGGAGAGATTATAACAGTGGAACAAGTAACACAATTGAAGGAATTGAAATTATAGATGATTATAATTTTAGAGTCAATGTGGAAAATCCAAGTATTCAAACAATTGGACTTTTAAATATTTATCCTCTTTCTTACATATATTATGGTCAATATTATTATCAAGGGAAAGCAAATGATATTGTTGAAAAAAATTTAAAACCTTTTGGTAATGGAGTATTTAAATTTTTTGCTTATGAAGATGATTATTTGATTCTTAAAACTAATGATTATTATTACAAGGATAAAAGTGATATTTCAACATTAACTTTTAAAAAGGTTGATGAAAAATCGTATATAAATAATTTGATATCTGGAAATATTGATATAGCATATGATATTTTGCCAAATAATGAAAATATTGAAGAGGCATCAAATGCTCAATTTTTAAATGGATATATGTTTGATACATATGATTATGGTTCTATCGGAATAAATCATTCAAATGAATTATTGAAAGATATTTCTATCAGGAAAGCAATTAATGTATGTATAGATAAAAACCAAATTGTAAAGAATATATCGGATAAAAATTTTAATATTATAGATGCTCCAATTGATGGAGCATTTCAAAAATTTTTTTATGATAAAGATAATATGAAAAATGATTTTAACAAGAACGAAGCAGTCAGAATTTTAAATGAACATGGATGGGTTAAAAATAAATCTGGAATTTTAGAAAAAGATGGTAAGGCTCTGCAATTTAATATTTTGGTTCAGGAAAATAGTTCCATATGTCAAGATATTTTTCCGATAATAGAAAATAATCTTAAAAATATTGGAATTTCATTGATTAAAGAATATGTCAATATTAATGATTTTTCAGATGTGAGTGCAAGAAAACATAATTATGATTTGTTTTTGGTTGATGATGAGTTTACTTATGGCAGCAATTGGTACAAGAGTTTTTATACATCGGGAGTAAACAATTATTTTTCTTACTCCAATCAAAGCTTAGATGAATTATTAACGAATATAGATACAAATTTTGATATAGAAGCAAATAGAAATTTTTATCTTGAAGCTTATGAAATTCTTAGAGAAGATTTGCCAGTAATTCCATTATTTCAACGTAAAAAGTTTGATGCTTATAATGGAAGAATTTTTGGAATAAATTCGACTAATGTATTTAAAACATTTTATTATGATGAAATAATTTTGAGAAAATGA
- a CDS encoding DUF4214 domain-containing protein, whose amino-acid sequence MKDQNDNNSLNFNEIYNKIMEQANSGISKNTAESVDEVEKLEHMETVVSENEQPLQDFQESTKEEETILVEEGDVVQMEFEKKEDSEQIIENDETNSQENALQSENNSEDNTNDSQDQTDAQENGVTVSGSGEYNQGNTEVEQMDGVQDSIIPDLSIDQVVSNDSSEIISDLQDESKINQEIIDNLDNMSVYGATRAVEDTRIPSNVTKPTGTISQFKSTIGGVDLIISTAETTVESGMYTFQGKAKSNFVLTGKILDVIATVSLVSSFNLNDVVFMDSSISSISSTPTTVTASLRDFMIKAANEMIDDINGVRTPAGMTSPSAPAGIPNITNRAHLALALRKVFQSNDVDYDRDTLPLIFGFKDIDDISPKQVSVIYDGETIFPTSMDYLRSIIAEDSLINNSVTSNVKASNLNLNADGMAIKFDIKNGSDFQPYEFLKTNTNYQFIALNKNITFYPDLNNLSVVNYLEGFGMTNFKTGKQLPLFETYLVSSSNSSLEVSNMIYTLPNSNVGSKMNIDFNSIDDTTYLDYEQMISTTASNIALRTNGNSIRFNTFKIFDKDSTITKMEVEDDRLNKYSASVSLINTDKPEKGGYLNITGLQRSTPYTFRKLYVTAKPEDKDITKTFYFSQIMTSATTSGSSTVTTVTTVSTHNLSIRTSNFTEPKLYIELDPEKKYVDIKQGIFSSAASSTDTVEVFFPKLNVELPNKTIIPAVKNDKTSLRYVIEVDNSDVTIKNLTVNGLKGEEKYKVEKIEGKEKIYFILTLYNLSEKRDYGFLILELSYIDIDKRELITRQVLNDINKITNVSIPSAPTSPSAVFTTTGIHQVPDVTLDNQTGPELSVTDSFNVTLFEAKTLEARKAEIPVLIDDLNERFLRIDFQKPSNNPNVELKLEGGLLKFTNLEPKTESVYKLDFIWKDKDNKEQTLSKYAKISTPQSPSVDVKSTKITTTDKSAEIVFELFASPKSKISSVALNDEKIKFTWDTNSLILRLSDLKPMTTYRDLEITFKLENGLITRYKIDSFTTKQELQPPTGKVAEFVSKIYSVSLGRDPEVEGWKFWVQKLESKELPVTQFIYGLMKQDEFISRYLSKEEFVKMMYKIVVGRDPEEEGQKYWEGKYDEYKLQVESLAELRIRIASEMMNESEFKQYITSMGLRY is encoded by the coding sequence ATGAAAGACCAAAATGATAATAACTCATTAAATTTCAATGAAATTTATAATAAAATTATGGAGCAAGCTAATAGTGGGATTAGTAAAAATACAGCTGAAAGCGTAGATGAGGTAGAAAAATTAGAACATATGGAGACGGTCGTGAGTGAAAATGAACAACCATTACAAGATTTTCAGGAATCCACTAAAGAAGAGGAAACAATATTAGTGGAGGAAGGAGATGTTGTTCAAATGGAATTTGAAAAGAAAGAAGATTCTGAACAAATTATTGAAAATGACGAAACAAACAGTCAAGAAAATGCACTACAAAGTGAAAATAACAGTGAGGACAATACAAACGATTCACAAGATCAAACGGATGCTCAAGAGAATGGAGTTACCGTGTCCGGATCAGGAGAATATAATCAAGGAAACACGGAAGTAGAACAGATGGATGGAGTCCAAGATAGTATCATTCCAGATTTAAGTATTGATCAAGTAGTTTCGAATGATAGTTCAGAAATTATAAGTGATTTACAAGATGAATCCAAAATTAATCAAGAAATAATAGATAATTTAGATAATATGTCTGTTTATGGTGCGACAAGAGCAGTAGAAGATACAAGAATTCCAAGTAATGTAACTAAGCCAACAGGAACGATTTCGCAGTTTAAGAGTACAATTGGAGGAGTAGATTTAATAATATCTACTGCAGAGACTACAGTTGAGAGTGGAATGTATACTTTCCAAGGTAAGGCTAAGTCAAATTTCGTATTGACTGGAAAAATTTTGGATGTTATTGCAACAGTATCATTAGTTTCATCTTTTAATTTAAACGATGTTGTATTTATGGATTCTAGTATTTCTAGTATTTCTAGTACACCGACAACTGTAACAGCTAGTTTAAGAGACTTTATGATCAAAGCTGCAAATGAGATGATTGATGATATTAATGGAGTTAGAACTCCAGCTGGGATGACATCGCCTAGTGCTCCTGCAGGAATACCTAATATAACAAACAGAGCTCATTTGGCATTAGCTTTAAGAAAAGTATTTCAGTCTAATGATGTTGATTATGATCGTGATACGTTACCATTAATATTTGGTTTTAAAGATATTGATGATATTTCTCCTAAACAAGTTTCAGTAATTTATGATGGAGAAACTATATTTCCAACAAGCATGGATTATTTAAGAAGTATCATAGCAGAAGATTCATTAATCAATAATTCTGTGACTAGTAATGTTAAAGCATCTAATTTGAATTTGAATGCTGATGGAATGGCTATAAAATTTGATATAAAGAATGGATCTGATTTTCAACCATACGAATTTTTGAAGACTAACACAAATTACCAGTTTATTGCGTTAAACAAGAATATTACTTTTTATCCTGATCTTAATAATCTATCAGTTGTTAACTATCTTGAAGGATTCGGCATGACAAACTTCAAGACTGGTAAACAATTACCACTTTTTGAAACTTATTTAGTATCATCATCAAATTCATCACTTGAAGTTTCAAATATGATATATACATTACCTAATAGTAATGTAGGTTCAAAAATGAATATTGATTTTAATTCTATAGATGATACAACTTATTTGGATTATGAACAAATGATATCAACTACAGCTTCAAATATAGCCTTGAGAACTAATGGTAATAGCATAAGATTTAATACTTTCAAGATATTTGATAAAGATAGTACAATAACAAAGATGGAAGTAGAAGATGATAGACTTAACAAATATTCAGCATCTGTTTCTTTAATTAATACAGATAAACCAGAAAAAGGTGGATATCTTAATATAACAGGATTACAGAGATCGACTCCATATACATTTAGAAAGTTATATGTAACAGCGAAGCCAGAAGACAAAGATATAACAAAAACTTTTTACTTTTCACAAATAATGACATCTGCTACTACTAGTGGTAGTTCAACTGTAACAACTGTAACAACTGTAAGCACGCATAATTTATCAATTAGAACTTCAAACTTTACAGAGCCTAAGCTCTATATAGAACTTGATCCAGAAAAAAAATATGTTGATATAAAACAAGGAATTTTTTCGTCAGCAGCTTCTTCCACTGATACAGTTGAAGTATTTTTTCCAAAATTAAATGTTGAACTTCCAAATAAAACAATAATACCTGCTGTTAAGAATGATAAAACATCTCTAAGATATGTAATAGAAGTTGATAATAGTGATGTAACTATTAAGAATTTAACTGTTAATGGACTTAAAGGTGAAGAGAAATACAAAGTTGAAAAAATTGAAGGGAAAGAGAAAATTTATTTTATTTTAACTTTGTATAATTTGTCAGAGAAGAGAGATTATGGATTTTTGATTCTTGAACTTAGCTATATAGACATCGATAAGAGAGAACTTATTACAAGACAAGTATTGAATGATATTAATAAAATAACTAATGTTAGTATACCTAGTGCGCCTACATCTCCAAGTGCAGTTTTTACGACTACAGGTATACACCAAGTTCCAGATGTAACGCTTGATAACCAGACAGGACCAGAGTTGAGTGTAACAGATTCATTTAATGTAACTTTATTTGAGGCCAAAACTTTAGAGGCTAGAAAAGCTGAAATACCAGTATTAATTGATGATTTAAATGAAAGATTTTTAAGAATTGACTTCCAAAAGCCAAGCAATAATCCTAATGTTGAGCTTAAGTTAGAGGGAGGACTCTTAAAATTCACAAATCTAGAGCCAAAGACTGAATCAGTATATAAACTTGATTTTATTTGGAAAGATAAGGATAATAAAGAACAAACATTATCAAAATATGCAAAAATATCCACACCTCAATCTCCATCTGTTGATGTAAAATCAACGAAAATAACTACTACTGATAAGAGTGCGGAAATTGTATTTGAATTATTCGCATCTCCAAAATCAAAAATATCTAGTGTAGCTTTGAATGATGAAAAAATTAAATTTACTTGGGATACAAATTCATTAATTTTAAGATTAAGCGACTTGAAACCAATGACGACTTACAGAGATTTAGAGATAACTTTTAAACTTGAGAATGGTTTAATAACTAGATATAAAATTGATTCTTTTACGACAAAACAAGAATTACAACCACCTACTGGAAAAGTTGCAGAATTTGTATCAAAAATTTATTCTGTTTCACTTGGACGTGATCCAGAAGTTGAGGGTTGGAAATTTTGGGTTCAAAAATTGGAATCTAAGGAATTACCAGTGACTCAATTTATTTATGGTTTGATGAAACAAGATGAATTTATAAGCAGATATCTTAGTAAAGAAGAATTCGTAAAAATGATGTATAAAATAGTTGTTGGAAGAGATCCTGAAGAAGAAGGACAGAAGTATTGGGAAGGAAAATATGATGAATATAAATTACAAGTAGAGTCATTGGCAGAATTAAGAATAAGAATAGCTAGTGAAATGATGAATGAATCAGAATTCAAACAATATATTACTTCTATGGGACTAAGATATTAA
- a CDS encoding M28 family metallopeptidase: protein MKKYIQIVVVFIILICNFDLLNVMAINGDIAYRHLLKFSLIGSRALVTQSEINSRNYIEKTLKDLGYEVDIHKFDVDGYETANIEVNKKGLDSSKVIILGAHYDGRIEGNAFDDNASGIATLLELCEIFRNTQTHYDLKFIFFGAEEINLLGRGLHGSYNYVESLSDSDKEKIKYMINLDTLLSGDNMYVYNVYKDEKIDEIDNIFLQKLIEVAQNMEIDIMINPRDGEELSFTNTKSDYYPFFEVGIPVLYFESTNWNIGENDGRTQTEMFGRIIHTPMDNMNFLENFFDERIREHLVGYISLIKEFILTGI from the coding sequence TTGAAAAAATATATACAAATAGTTGTAGTTTTTATAATATTGATTTGTAATTTTGATTTACTTAATGTTATGGCAATTAATGGAGATATTGCATATAGACATTTATTGAAATTTTCATTAATAGGAAGTAGAGCATTAGTTACACAAAGTGAAATAAATTCTAGAAATTATATAGAAAAGACCCTGAAAGATTTAGGATATGAAGTAGATATTCATAAATTTGATGTTGATGGATATGAAACTGCAAACATTGAGGTAAATAAAAAAGGTCTTGATTCTTCAAAAGTTATAATTTTAGGTGCACACTATGACGGACGTATTGAAGGTAATGCATTCGATGATAATGCTTCTGGAATTGCTACGCTTTTAGAACTTTGCGAAATATTCCGAAATACACAAACCCATTATGATTTGAAATTTATATTTTTTGGAGCTGAAGAGATAAATTTATTAGGACGAGGACTTCATGGATCATATAATTATGTTGAATCATTAAGTGATTCTGATAAGGAAAAAATAAAGTATATGATTAATTTAGATACATTACTATCTGGTGATAATATGTATGTTTATAATGTTTATAAAGATGAAAAAATTGATGAAATAGACAATATATTTTTGCAAAAGCTGATAGAAGTAGCTCAAAATATGGAGATAGATATAATGATTAATCCTAGAGATGGGGAAGAGTTAAGCTTTACAAATACTAAAAGTGATTATTATCCGTTTTTTGAAGTTGGAATACCTGTTCTGTATTTTGAATCTACAAATTGGAACATTGGGGAGAATGATGGACGTACACAAACTGAAATGTTCGGAAGAATAATTCACACTCCAATGGATAACATGAATTTTTTAGAGAACTTTTTTGATGAAAGAATAAGAGAACATTTAGTAGGATATATAAGTTTAATTAAAGAATTTATATTGACTGGTATTTAA